Within Coffea arabica cultivar ET-39 chromosome 4e, Coffea Arabica ET-39 HiFi, whole genome shotgun sequence, the genomic segment acctcccctgaggttactaatcctttacaaattcagtccaaatgattaaaatattattttagagagtgaaattagaattttgtacctgatttgccctttgtgctacatgtccaatgaatgacaaagtattacaaattaattaataattaataaattttaaggagcgtagtttataggcaaatccgtattacttatttaaagtaccagctctttacgggtattttactttcaaacatttactttattacaaatatttattctcaaatacagatttgtatttactctcaaatatttaatttttgttaaataaaaaacctaccagtttttcttccgtagaaatattaatataacactttttcaattttagttataaatatttatgtatttagcataaataaaatgattcaggataaaatactcataaagagctaatactttactcatgtaatggatgaaaatcataaaaaattaatactttatgggccatttcttttttaaaaaaatatttaatttatattaaatagataacctactgattttctttttacgagaatattactgtaacactttttaatttttaatcacAAACgttaatatatttatcataaattaaatatttgaaaataaaatatctgtaaagggcgggtactttaaataggttaTGTGTATTTGTCTATAAACTACACTCCTTACTTAAATCAATAAACTATACTCCTTAACTTAAATCAATAAACCAATAAAGTTAAGGAGTGTAGTTTATTGATTTAAGTAAGGagtgtagtttataggcaaatacacataacctatttaaagtacccgTCCTTTACAGATATTATAGCTAAGTAATATTATAGCTAGTTTatagggaggtttctgaaattatccctttaagaaaataataaaacgtCGACGCATGCAAGTAAGTATTATAACTAAGTAGCTCTTATAATTTTGTTAAGTATCCATACATGGAGGCCCTGCTTTGGCTCATGTCTTATGCTGTTTCATGAACAATGAAATATTTCTGTATCCCATATCCCATCCCTtgtaatttgtttatttttttttaacttaaactGGGTAATGGGTGCACAGCACAAATACCAAAATCGCCCAAAATATATGTGAATTTTTATTATCCAATCCAAAATTGACCCAATATCCAACTTACCCAACCCAACCTCTCAAATTAGTGGGTGAGTTGTTGGATTTTGGGTATAATTGCGAGGTTTAGTACTATGTTATTGAAGATATGTTGTTTGtccttcataaaaaaaaaaaaatttatgttgTTTGACGCATAATGCAAGTGATTAGTGACTAAGATCCACAATTAATAACTTTTACACAAATTAACAAACGGGTCAAGGATAATGGGGAAAGCCACTGTAATGGCACGCATAAAATACTCCCTGAGAATAAAGGGAGAGCTATTGCAGATAAGTATTTGGCATTTGCAGATAAGTATTGCAGACTATTTGGCATTTGCAGATAAGTATTGCAGACATGGATGACATCAAAGCTCCAAATTTGCTGCCCATGATTGACCCCAGTAATCCGCCAAAGCACGGCTTCCAAAGTAGGCAGTAGGCACAAGCATCAAAACTCATatcccatatccttgaatttaTCAAGAACACTGCCTGCTGAATCATCCTTTATGGCTTTATCATCAGCTGACGCGCACAATTCCATGAATTCTCCTGTATTTGGCCATAAAGATGACACCCCTTGTAGCTATCCTTTGCTTCCCCGAAACCCAATTCGTCAACCACCATTATTTAAAGGTGACGTGCCGTTTCTTGAATTCTGCTACAGTAGTTCACTCTTTAAAACTAATTGTACACGAGGGGTTTGAGGAAAGGTCTGTGAGAGAAAAATGCTGGGATTTGGGACTTTCAGCCACTCTATTTCCGCCGGAAGAAAGACTGGAATGGGCTATGATGTACCAGAGGGTGTGGATATTCGGGGTAGATATGATCCTGAGTTTGCCAGAATTCTTACCAGGGATGCTTTGCAATTTGTTGCTGATTTGCAAAGGGAGTTTAGGAACCATATTAAGTATGCCATGGAGTGCAGGAAAGAGGCAAAGATGAGGTATAACAACGGGGCAATGCCAGGATTTGATCCAGCTACCAAGTCTGTGAGGGATGCTGAGTGGGTTTGTGCACCAGTGCCCCCAGCTGTTGCTGATAGGAGGGTTGAGATAACAGGGCCAGTTGAGAGGAAAATGATCATCAATGCACTCAACTCTGGGGCCAAGGTTTTCATGGTAAGTTTAGAAATTTCGAACTTGGGATTTTCATATCTCTGACATTGCTTAATGATGGACACTGAAATTatttgttcaaaatttggaaACTCAGCTTTTGGCCGTAGTACTTATCTTTTCACGTTAATATGGTCTCTGTATTCTAGAAGAATGAAAGTGTGCaaattagaattgattggaCTATAGTTGTAAAATCAGACTTACGCATTTATCAATCTCAGTTATCAATCCATCCTTGATTAATTCAACTATCTTCAAATCCTCAGGCTGATTTTGAGGATGCATTGTCACCAAGTTGGGAGAATCTTATGAGGGGACAAGTGAACTTGAAAGATGCTGTTAATGGAACTATAAGCTTTCATGACCAAGCTAGAAATAGAGTTTACAAGCTCAATGAGCATACTGCTAAGCTTTTTGTCCGCCCAAGAGGTTGGCATTTACCCGAGGATCATATATTAATTGATGGTGAACCTGCCACTGGTTGCCTAGTTGACTTCGGCCTCTATTTTTTCCACAATTATGCTGCATTTAGGCAGAACCAAGGTGAAGGATGTGGTCCTTTCCTTTATCTCCCAAAGATGGAGCATTCAAGGTACTTGTGTCTTCTTTCTCTATGCTTTCTTCAGCATTTGAGTATTGATGTTAGAAGTAGGACTTAAAAAATTGAGATTTTACGTCTTCTTGGACAGTTCCATGGTCATGCTTATTTCACTGCTCTACCAATAGCTTCAATATTACTGGCAATGCAATGCTCCAGATATTTTGAGCTTTAAGATTAATATTTGCTTCACCATATTTTGTTGTCCACCATAATAATCATATTCTGTCCTTTTTTTTTGAGGTTCTCCAATTGTTGACATTAATAGCTTGCGTTGTTATGGCTGTGAAAGCTTCATACCCCATGCCAAATTAGTGGTTTAATGTTTTTTTGTTGCAAGTGTCATGATCTTGAATCAACTTGTCAACTTTTAAAGGATGCATTTGTAAAGCATGCATCTAATATCAGCGAGTATGTCCAACTCTTACAAGTAGTTAATTTGCCAACAGAGAAGCTAGGATATGGAACAATGTATTTGAGAAGGCAGAGAAAATGGCTGGTATTCAAAGAGGAAGCATTAGAGCTACTGTTCTAATTGAGACACTTCCTGCTGTCTTTCAAATGGATGAAATCCTGTATGAACTGAGAGATCACTCTGTTGGCTTGAACTGTGGAAGATGGGATTATATATTCAGTTATGTCAAGACCTTCCAGGCTCATCCCGATAGACTGCTGCCAGATAGGGTCCtagtaggaatggctcagcactTCATGGAAAGTTACTGTGATCTACTGATCAGGACCTGTCACAGGCGCAGTGTGCATGCCATGGGAGGAATGGTAAGTGACAGCATTCTTGGAATAGGTGCAATAAGCAAATttgaattaaaagaaaaaaaactatgGAACGTATTCTAAATTAAGACTATTGAGTTCTGAAACGTGGAATAGAAGTTAGAATTTGTAATATGTAGCAGAAGCCTGCCTTTCTTTTCTGTCTTAATAATTGAAACAGTTACATTATACTACCTCATAAAATTCATATATTTTGAACAGGCAGCTCAAATTCCAATTAGAGATGACCCAGCGGCAAATGAAGCAGCATTGGAGCTAGTAAGGAAGGACAAACTGAGAGAGGTGAAGGCAGGGCATGATGGTACTTGGGCCGCACACCCAGGGCTGATCCCCACATGTATGGAAGTTTTTACCAACTACATGGGCAATGCTCCAAACCAAATTGAAACTATGAAGCGAGGAGATGCTGCTGTCATAACTGAGGAAGACCTCTTACAGATACCAAGAGGAGTTCGAACCATGGAAGGCCTTCGTCTCAATACCCGAGTTGGCATCCAGTATTTGGCTGCATGGCTAACTGGAACTGGCTCAGTCCCTCTTTACAATCTTATGGAGGATGCTGCAACCGCTGAGATAAGCAGAGTCCAGAACTGGCAATGGTTGAAGTATGGAgttgaattggatggtgacggCATAGGTGTGAAGGTGACCGTGGACCTCTTTGGGAGGGTTGTCGAGGAAGAAATGGCTAGGATCGAGAGAGAAGTTGGAAAAGATAAATTCAAGACAGGCAAGTACAAAGAGGCTTGCAGGATATTCACACAGCAATGCACAGCTCCAGCATTGGATGACTTTCTGACTCTAAATGCCTACAGCCACATTGTCATGCATCATCCTGATGGATCTTCCAGGCTCTAAATGGTTCCTTCCTTCGTTCCCCTAATACCTGGAATATCATGTATTGTCTAAAaatttccttgtttcttatGTTTCGATTGGAAAGTGTTCTGCTGCTACTTTTGAGTTCATATTATCTGCAATATAATAAATTTGAGTCTGTTTGGGTGTGGATTTAATCTCCAAACACTATTTAGCTTGCATTATAAGCACATTTTTCAATTAGCTTTTAACATTCTCGGCCATCTTTTTGTCTcaaatacatcatatcacaaaaaatgcttaaGTGTTATTCAAGTTATTTTTCTAAAAGTATCTCCTGTCCAAACATACCCCGACAACTGGGGTTGAATGATATGTCCATGTGGACAACTGAATTAGTTTCTTTTGTAGCTAGAACTTCTGTGAATGGTCATTATCGAAGCCTAACTAATATTGTAGAAGCTAATTAACGCATTCGAGGATATCATAGTTTAATGCTCTCGACATGGCTGGAACCAGAAATATCACGTTTCATGCAGAACACCTGGCAGGCAAAGGAAATCTGAAATCACCAATTAATCATTTTCTGCAATTGATACAACCTAACTTGATAGGTGTTGACAGGCAATAACATACACTTTTTCTTCCCAAACAGGTTCATTATTAATAATCAAATAGTCTGTATTTgtagtacttgagacttgtacaTAGCTGGGATTCAAGATGGGTAAACGCCAATTTAGTCACTTTGCCATATGATGAAAGTTCTGCAATTGGAATTCTGAAGCTTcatgaaaggaagaaagaatttTTATATAGATAAATGCTTCAGTTTTGAGTAACAAGCGTTTCGTCTTGAATGGGCACCGGAAAGCAAGCACGAGTGAAGTCAGAGATCATTGAGAAGTTTTTGTGGTGGTTAATGATTGCATAACTCCAAATGATAGCATGTCTAGTTGATAGTATGTATTCATATGCATCCATATGTAAGACAAAGTGGCAGCAtcaaactgaaattttgatGTCGATGGTTTCCTTTAAAACTGCAATGCTGGAGCAAGAGCTATTGACGATGGAGTGGAATGTTGCTGGAATTTAATTGTTGCTATGAACAGGCTGCAAACGAATCTCGCAAGCGCTCCCGAGTGAGTCGGTTGGGTCAAAACTCGACTTGATCTCAGTTAACATTAAACTCGAATCGAGTTTGAGTTGATCAAGTCGAGCTTAAACTTGAGCCGTttgtttgtatatatatatatgtgtgtgtgtatattatttatcaagaaaatattactattttatttattttttaaaaaataaaataatttattttatatttttcaaactTGAACTCGAGTTTGATTTGGCTCAAATTTGAAGTCGAACTCGAGTTTAGTAAAATTGTGACTCGATTAGATTAGGTCATATTTTGATCCAATTCGACTAATTTACAGCTTTAACTATATAAACATTCAAACGTGATTTTCTCTAAAAACATTCAAACTTCTGATCTGGCAACTTAAGTTTGATgccgttgaaaaaaaaaatatttaaaactttCTTTGTTTGGTTTGATAATCTTTGCAGCTGAACAAGAGATTTTcctgaattttaaatttttacttCCTCCAACTAACTATGAATTTCCCAGTAAATTGAGGAGGGCCATTTGGTGCCCAGCCCCCTCCTCAGTCACATCATGGCTCCGCCCATTCAATCATTCAGGCATCTAACGGGGCCAGTAAAATGGTAGTTGGTCTTGTAGAAAGGTGGGACCGACCTTTGCCATTGCAGGCGCAATCACAGAGGCAATAAACACTAGCCCATGGTTGATGTCTTCCAAGTGTGCGCTAGTGATTGTACATTTGtgaacattttttcttttggagtGACAGTTTGAGTAAAGCATTATTGGACCACATCAATTGTTGCTCAATCAAAGTTTTCAGGTAACAATTGTAGAGGTTCCCAATCCTCATTTTAGCATGACAGCAAATTTatggtacttttttttttttctctttgggataatttcagaaactttCCTAGaaggtttttgacaattgcTGCCACCTCTCTTGAGGTTTGAAAAGTTACGAAACCTCTCCTGAAAGGTATGTCTCAATAACAATTGATGATGTAAGAATAAAAAAGTAATTCAAT encodes:
- the LOC113739812 gene encoding malate synthase, glyoxysomal, which translates into the protein MLGFGTFSHSISAGRKTGMGYDVPEGVDIRGRYDPEFARILTRDALQFVADLQREFRNHIKYAMECRKEAKMRYNNGAMPGFDPATKSVRDAEWVCAPVPPAVADRRVEITGPVERKMIINALNSGAKVFMADFEDALSPSWENLMRGQVNLKDAVNGTISFHDQARNRVYKLNEHTAKLFVRPRGWHLPEDHILIDGEPATGCLVDFGLYFFHNYAAFRQNQGEGCGPFLYLPKMEHSREARIWNNVFEKAEKMAGIQRGSIRATVLIETLPAVFQMDEILYELRDHSVGLNCGRWDYIFSYVKTFQAHPDRLLPDRVLVGMAQHFMESYCDLLIRTCHRRSVHAMGGMAAQIPIRDDPAANEAALELVRKDKLREVKAGHDGTWAAHPGLIPTCMEVFTNYMGNAPNQIETMKRGDAAVITEEDLLQIPRGVRTMEGLRLNTRVGIQYLAAWLTGTGSVPLYNLMEDAATAEISRVQNWQWLKYGVELDGDGIGVKVTVDLFGRVVEEEMARIEREVGKDKFKTGKYKEACRIFTQQCTAPALDDFLTLNAYSHIVMHHPDGSSRL